One part of the Rutidosis leptorrhynchoides isolate AG116_Rl617_1_P2 chromosome 1, CSIRO_AGI_Rlap_v1, whole genome shotgun sequence genome encodes these proteins:
- the LOC139901456 gene encoding uncharacterized protein, producing MDDSYITVAPLQAKMTYTSPHPNLRELTQTQHQGDQGSAPYNPLEPSSSNIFISQLQQVAPPHLAQSLEVAPTTEKFAAHIENHPFPEAPVISLTLGSYDGLLNPDDLLQRFEGTARTHNWGDAVACHMLLILLHGVAREWFNNLTPRSITGYADLRYRFLLNFHSLRARRRTHVECHDIKQKPKESLGEVIDRYTKEVAKIPDLPESQKLSGFIHCLDTKKHLSLWQRLRRKVPQTFAEAIKEAHDYMRAQEDITKNCGKGYTGRNNDDDHHRDHGKGSGSAKRYNNNSPLKGGSYNNNNKCRRFNTSRGGGSYKSKSAHDDNYVTIKDLSKTPKKILATEPVCKTFEAPTPLLDYAKKDKTKFCDFHHYFGRETNKCRQLIERVVTELKRGRLQHLKKSAKTEGNKSKQEKGYPWQKKSEPKAKEAEKTINMVISENVMKEPKEAKYWKKAIISFGASERQWLNEPLIVKGYIKSCNQELKGLCVDTGCDIDIIYEHCYISLPRSVKSQLKKKAVTLYDFAGDLVPSLGTVRIKLELRDDNNGKKRRDLEIEFAIVKSKAEHNALLSRNTLQKLGAIPSTVHGLLKFPTKWGVTTIKSEVDRKVRTIQKGRRRERKDAESYKQQIAQTIENVLCSQDLENLKKKALE from the exons ATGGACGATTCATACATTACAGTAGCGCCACTACAAGCAAAGATGACTTATACGTCACCCCATCCAAATTTGCGTGAGTTAACGCAAACCCAGCATCAGGGTGACCAAGGGAGTGCACCCTATAACCCGCTAGAACCAAGCAGTTCGAATATCTTTATTTCACAACTACAGCAAGTTGCACCTCCACACTTAGC GCAATCTCTAGAGGTGGCCCCTACAACAGAAAAGTTTGCCGCACACATAGAGAATCATCCGTTTCCAGAAGCACCTGTAATATCGTTAACACTAGGAAGCTATGACGGGTTGTTAAATCCTGATGACCTCCTGCAAAGGTTTGAAGGAACCGCAAGAACCCATAATTGGGGAGATGCGGTAGCATGTCATATGTTACTAATTTTGCTACATGGAGTAGCACGGGAATGGTTCAATAATCTAACCCCCAGGAGCATAACAGGTTATGCAGATTTAAGATATCGCTTCCTACTTAACTTTCATAGTCTTCGTGCACGAAGAAGAACGCACGTAGAATGTCACGACATCAAACAGAAACCCAAAGAATCTTTGGGCGAGGTTATTGATAGGTACACAAAAGAGGTGGCTAAAATACCAGATCTACCAGAAAGCCAAAAGTTGTCAGGATTTATACACTGCCTTGATACAAAAAAACACCTGTCCTTATGGCAGAGGTTGCGAAGGAAAGTTCCGCAAACATTTGCGGAAGCAATAAAAGAAGCACATGATTACATGCGGGCGCAAGAAGATATAACGAAAAATTGCGGAAAAGGCTATACGGGAAGAAATAACGATGACGATCACCATCGCGATCACGGCAAAGGCTCCGGGTCCGCAAAGAGGTATAACAACAACAGCCCGCTGAAAGGCGGAagttacaacaataacaacaagtgcCGCAGGTTCAATACTAGTAGAGGAGGGGGCAGTTATAAAAGTAAGAGCGCTCATGATGACAATTACGTAACGATAAAAGACCTCAGCAAAACGCCAAAGAAAATATTAGCGACTGAGCCAGTGTGTAAAACCTTCGAAGCCCCTACACCGCTACTCGATTACGCCAAGAAAGATAAGACCAAATTTTGTGACTTTCATCACTACTTTGGTCGAGAAACTAACAAATGTAGGCAGTTAATCGAAAGGGTGGTCACGGAGCTAAAAAGGGGAAGGTTGCAGCACTTAAAGAAATCAGCTAAAACGGAGGGCAATAAGTCAAAACAAGAAAAAGGATACCCGTGGCAGAAGAAAAGCGAGCCAAAAGCAAAAGAGGCAGAGAAAACCATAAACATGGTAATAAGTGAGAACGTAATGAAAGAACCGAAGGAAGCCAAATATTGGAAAAAAGCGATAATTTCATTCGGAGCAAGTGAAAGGCAATGGTTAAATGAACCCTTGATAGTAAAAGGGTACATAAAAAGTTGTAATCAGGAACTTAAAGGTTTGTGCGTGGACACGGGCTGCGACATAGATATCATATATGAACATTGTTATATATCGCTACCTAGATCAGTCAAGTCGCAGCTAAAAAAGAAAGCAGTTACTTTGTATGATTTTGCTGGTGACCTGGTCCCGTCATTAGGGACGGTTAGGATTAAGTTAGAATTACGTGACGATAACAATGGTAAAAAGAGAAGGGACCTTGAGATTGAATTTGCTATAGTCAAGTCGAAAGCTGAGCATAACGCGCTGTTAAGCAGAAACACCTTGCAAAAGCTAGGGGCCATACCGTCCACAGTACATGGTCTATTAAAATTCCCGACAAAGTGGGGAGTCACAACTATCAAATCAGAAGTGGATAGAAAGGTGAGAACAATACAAAAAGGCAGAAGGCGGGAACGCAAAGACGCAGAATCCTATAAACAGCAAATAGCTCAGACAATCGAAAACGTATTATGCTCACAG GATTTGGAAAATCTCAAAAAAAAAGCGCTAGAATAA